In the genome of Chryseobacterium arthrosphaerae, one region contains:
- the chrA gene encoding MNIO class RiPP chryseobasin precursor ChrA, with the protein MKIPALLMASLLAVGVSAQTTKPAAKSKKPVKKVKKVVAADTAEKPKPGKPKPIVKKDTLVLGEHGCPACGMG; encoded by the coding sequence ATGAAAATTCCAGCATTATTAATGGCGAGTTTACTGGCGGTAGGAGTGTCTGCCCAGACTACGAAACCTGCAGCAAAATCCAAGAAGCCGGTAAAGAAGGTTAAAAAAGTTGTGGCTGCAGATACTGCAGAAAAGCCAAAGCCGGGTAAACCCAAACCTATTGTAAAAAAGGATACACTTGTACTTGGAGAACATGGCTGTCCGGCCTGTGGAATGGGATAA